One region of Peribacillus simplex genomic DNA includes:
- the thiE gene encoding thiamine phosphate synthase has translation MKKSQIDLSLYLVTEESIAIEELTKIIAESVSGGVSIVQLREKNNSSLSFYKKASALKQLLSELSIPLIINDRVDIALAVEADGIHIGQDDLPLPVIKQMVPDDMIVGVSVSTLEEALEAEQNGADYIGVGSVFPTKTKQDATLMAIEDLEEICRSVSIPAVAIGGITADNISSLSDSGLSGTAVVSAIMNADSPKIASELLLKIIKDFK, from the coding sequence ATGAAGAAGTCCCAAATTGATTTAAGTCTATATTTAGTTACGGAAGAGTCGATAGCAATAGAAGAATTGACCAAAATCATTGCAGAATCGGTTTCAGGAGGAGTTTCGATCGTACAACTTAGAGAGAAAAACAATTCCTCCCTCTCCTTTTATAAAAAGGCTTCTGCATTAAAACAGTTATTGAGCGAGCTGTCCATTCCCCTTATCATTAATGACCGGGTAGATATAGCACTCGCTGTTGAAGCGGACGGAATTCATATTGGGCAAGATGATCTTCCACTGCCTGTCATCAAACAAATGGTTCCTGACGATATGATTGTCGGTGTTTCAGTCTCCACACTTGAAGAAGCTCTCGAAGCCGAACAAAATGGAGCAGACTATATCGGAGTCGGTTCCGTTTTCCCTACGAAGACCAAACAAGATGCAACGCTAATGGCCATTGAAGATTTGGAGGAAATTTGCCGCAGCGTATCGATTCCTGCCGTAGCAATCGGGGGTATCACAGCCGATAACATTTCCTCACTTTCAGATAGCGGGCTATCCGGTACCGCAGTCGTTTCAGCAATCATGAATGCAGATAGTCCAAAGATTGCCTCCGAACTCCTTTTAAAAATAATAAAAGACTTTAAGTAA
- the thiM gene encoding hydroxyethylthiazole kinase — translation MNVAAADLFVKVRERKPLVHQITNFVTVNDCANVTLAIGGSPVMTSSPSEVADMVKLANALVLNFGTIDDKALEAMEIAGKTANALNIPVILDPVGVGATSYRTEKVTELLSKVTFQIIRGNASEILRLMGGDIVTRGVDSGELAISNAELAAQAANKLNSIIVVSGAKDAVSDGKHTSIIDNGNLLLTNVTGTGCMATALIGTFSGVTDDFYSAAIAGISTMSISGDLAAAKLQEDEGTGTFRVRLMDAISRMDKEIWMHEVKINEEVPN, via the coding sequence ATGAATGTAGCTGCAGCCGATTTATTCGTGAAAGTACGAGAAAGAAAACCTCTCGTTCACCAAATCACCAACTTTGTTACGGTCAACGACTGTGCCAATGTCACCCTTGCCATCGGTGGCTCACCTGTAATGACATCGAGCCCCAGTGAAGTGGCGGATATGGTCAAATTAGCGAATGCATTGGTCCTGAATTTCGGTACGATTGATGATAAAGCCTTAGAAGCAATGGAGATTGCCGGCAAGACGGCAAATGCCCTGAATATCCCAGTCATTTTGGACCCGGTGGGAGTGGGTGCCACCTCCTATCGGACAGAGAAAGTCACAGAGCTCCTAAGTAAGGTTACTTTCCAAATCATTCGCGGAAATGCGAGTGAGATCCTTCGATTGATGGGGGGGGATATCGTTACACGCGGAGTGGATTCAGGGGAACTAGCGATTAGCAATGCAGAGCTGGCTGCACAAGCAGCAAATAAATTGAATAGTATCATCGTGGTCAGCGGGGCTAAGGATGCGGTCAGCGACGGAAAACATACGTCAATTATCGACAACGGGAATCTCCTTTTAACTAATGTTACTGGTACCGGATGCATGGCCACTGCTCTTATCGGCACCTTTTCCGGAGTCACGGACGATTTCTATTCTGCGGCAATTGCCGGTATCTCGACCATGAGCATTTCAGGGGACCTGGCAGCTGCAAAACTTCAAGAAGATGAAGGGACAGGAACGTTTCGAGTGCGATTAATGGATGCAATATCAAGAATGGATAAGGAAATATGGATGCATGAGGTGAAAATAAATGAAGAAGTCCCAAATTGA
- the thiD gene encoding bifunctional hydroxymethylpyrimidine kinase/phosphomethylpyrimidine kinase, with the protein MKTALTIAGSDSGGGAGIQADLKTFSAHGVFGMSAITAVTAQNTMEVRSVQAIETAIISDQIAAIFEDIHVDAVKIGMLGSKEIVKTVAASIKTYLPSIVILDPVMISKSGHHLLDEKAVTALKMELLPLATLATPNVPEAEVLTGLSIRTKQDFYRACISIHELGSKAVLLKGGHAAGNPNDLFYDGTDFQWIKGERIHTQNTHGTGCTLSSAITSNLANGLPLKESIELAKTYISEAIRNSFSIGRGHGPVHHFHSFSKKERSDLI; encoded by the coding sequence ATGAAAACAGCATTAACCATCGCAGGCTCTGATTCAGGGGGCGGTGCTGGAATACAAGCAGATTTAAAAACATTTTCTGCACATGGTGTCTTTGGAATGTCTGCCATTACAGCCGTAACTGCACAAAACACAATGGAAGTGCGTTCAGTTCAGGCCATCGAAACAGCTATCATCTCGGATCAAATTGCTGCCATCTTTGAGGATATTCATGTCGATGCAGTAAAAATAGGAATGCTTGGATCAAAAGAAATAGTGAAAACAGTCGCTGCTTCCATTAAAACCTACTTACCTTCCATCGTTATCCTTGACCCAGTCATGATTTCAAAAAGCGGCCACCATTTGCTAGACGAAAAAGCTGTCACTGCCTTAAAAATGGAATTGCTTCCGCTTGCAACACTTGCAACCCCGAATGTACCAGAAGCGGAAGTCCTTACTGGCTTGTCGATTCGAACGAAACAAGATTTTTATAGGGCATGCATATCCATACATGAACTAGGTTCTAAAGCCGTTTTACTTAAAGGGGGCCATGCAGCAGGAAATCCAAACGATCTTTTTTATGATGGAACTGACTTCCAATGGATCAAGGGAGAACGCATTCATACACAAAACACACATGGTACAGGCTGTACCCTATCATCCGCCATTACATCCAACCTGGCAAATGGACTGCCATTGAAAGAGTCGATTGAACTGGCCAAGACCTATATTTCCGAAGCGATACGGAATAGCTTTTCAATCGGTAGGGGGCATGGACCTGTCCATCATTTTCATTCATTTTCAAAAAAAGAACGGAGTGACTTAATATGA
- the thiW gene encoding energy coupling factor transporter S component ThiW produces the protein MNPIKKMTLTAMFTGITTLTSSFIFIPVGFAKIFPIQHLANVLTAVLLGPAYSVTQALLVSIIRNMSGTGSIFAFPGSMIGALLAAVLYRKTQSLKFACLGEVIGTGILGSLSCYPLALLLLGEKAALFGFLPAFMLSSFAGALLAFILLKILLKNNYMKGIFYENSINHRRL, from the coding sequence ATGAATCCAATCAAGAAAATGACGTTGACTGCCATGTTCACGGGTATAACGACTCTGACCAGTTCATTTATTTTCATCCCTGTCGGATTTGCTAAAATCTTCCCTATACAGCATCTGGCAAATGTCCTGACAGCCGTTTTATTGGGACCTGCCTATTCGGTAACACAAGCTTTATTAGTTTCCATCATTAGAAACATGTCTGGTACCGGTTCAATTTTCGCCTTTCCTGGCAGCATGATAGGTGCACTATTGGCTGCCGTCCTTTATCGAAAAACACAAAGCTTGAAATTCGCCTGTCTAGGGGAAGTGATTGGGACCGGCATTCTCGGATCCCTATCCTGTTATCCACTTGCACTCCTCCTCTTGGGGGAAAAAGCTGCTCTTTTTGGTTTTTTACCAGCTTTTATGCTTAGTTCATTCGCAGGTGCGCTTTTAGCTTTCATATTACTTAAAATACTTCTAAAAAATAATTATATGAAGGGGATTTTTTATGAAAACAGCATTAACCATCGCAGGCTCTGA
- the tenA gene encoding thiaminase II, with amino-acid sequence MENTKLETFSERLHGRAKEIWKRNHSHPFVQAIGNGTLPEKKFSYYLKQDYIYLMEYSKLFALGVIKAHNIETMAKFSSILNETLQVEMDIHRQYASEFGISTKELEETEPTPTTLAYTGYMLNAAQHGTLADLIACLLPCAWDYYEIGLILKKQNGEALENNRYADWIRSYSSPEFGEAHKWLIALLEELTRGMPEKELLRLEKHFLVTSRYEYLFWDMVQNEQDWPL; translated from the coding sequence ATGGAGAACACTAAATTAGAAACCTTCAGTGAAAGACTTCATGGACGGGCAAAAGAAATTTGGAAAAGGAACCATTCACATCCCTTTGTCCAGGCAATTGGAAACGGCACGCTTCCTGAAAAGAAATTTTCTTATTATTTGAAGCAGGACTATATCTATCTCATGGAATATTCCAAGCTTTTTGCTCTAGGTGTCATCAAAGCTCATAATATCGAAACTATGGCAAAATTTTCCAGTATTTTAAACGAAACTCTTCAAGTGGAAATGGATATCCATCGGCAATATGCTTCGGAATTCGGAATCAGTACCAAGGAATTGGAAGAAACAGAACCTACGCCTACCACTTTAGCCTACACGGGTTACATGCTAAATGCAGCTCAGCATGGGACTTTGGCAGACCTCATCGCTTGTCTCCTACCATGTGCTTGGGATTATTATGAAATCGGTTTGATATTAAAAAAACAAAATGGTGAAGCATTGGAAAACAACCGCTACGCAGATTGGATAAGGTCCTATTCATCTCCTGAATTCGGTGAGGCACACAAGTGGCTGATTGCTTTATTGGAGGAATTAACAAGAGGCATGCCTGAAAAGGAACTTCTGAGATTAGAAAAGCACTTTTTGGTGACTTCCCGATATGAATATTTATTCTGGGATATGGTTCAAAATGAACAGGATTGGCCACTGTAG
- a CDS encoding Fur-regulated basic protein FbpA, producing MAELFKRIEQRKAMLIEELLANGVYKTSDERHLYDAPLKVLENEYKIVINRPNNESPSEWMT from the coding sequence ATGGCAGAATTATTTAAGAGGATTGAACAGAGGAAGGCAATGCTTATTGAAGAGTTATTGGCCAATGGAGTATACAAAACCTCTGATGAAAGGCACCTTTATGATGCCCCGTTAAAAGTACTTGAAAATGAATATAAGATTGTAATAAATAGACCAAATAACGAGTCTCCTTCGGAATGGATGACATAG
- a CDS encoding aspartyl-phosphate phosphatase Spo0E family protein, with the protein MICQKVTVEKVEEKRQEMIKLAAIYGLTSLLTVQASQELDTLLNALTNKRDSEYFSL; encoded by the coding sequence ATGATTTGCCAGAAGGTAACTGTAGAAAAAGTAGAAGAGAAGAGACAAGAAATGATTAAATTGGCGGCAATTTATGGTTTAACAAGTCTTCTAACTGTTCAAGCAAGCCAAGAATTGGATACGCTGTTGAATGCATTAACAAATAAAAGAGATTCTGAATATTTTTCCCTTTAA